The Entelurus aequoreus isolate RoL-2023_Sb linkage group LG08, RoL_Eaeq_v1.1, whole genome shotgun sequence genome segment gatagcagacgcgctatccgacgctagccgccgaccgcatcgatgatcgggtgaagtccttcgtcgcgccatcgatcgctggaacgcaggtgagcacgggtgttgatgagcagatgaaggctggcgtaggtggagcgctaatgtttttatcatagctctgacgaggtcccgtagctaagttagcttcaatggcgtcgttagcaacagcaatgctaggcttcgacaggcgacacagcattaaccgtgtggttacaggtccagtgtttggttcggtgtctcctgatggtagtattgttgatcgtctgtctatccttccagtcaggggcttatttcttttgtttctacctgcatttaagcacgatgctatcacgttagctccgtagctaaagtgtttcaccgatgtattgtcgtggagataaaagtcactgtgaatgtccatttcgcgttctcggctctcattttcaagaggatatagtatccgaggtggtttaaaatacaaatccgtgatccacaatagaaaaaggagagagtgtggaatccagtgagtccttgtacctaagttacggtcagagcgaaaaaagatacgtcctgcactgcactctaatccttcactctcactttcctcatccacaaatctttcatcctggctcaaattaatggggaaatcgtcgctttctcggtccgaatcgctctcgctgcattgaaaacaacggggaaatgtgaggaccccttcaacctgcgacgtcacgctacttccggtacaggcaaggctttttttttttatcagcgaccaaaagttgcaaactttatcgtcgatgttctctactaaatcctttcagcaaaattatggcaatatcgcgaaatgatcaagtatgacacatagaatggatctgctatccccgtttaaataaaaacatgtaatttcagtaggcctttaaaggatgaATACTAATTATTTGTAGAGTCTAAAACTATTGTATTGTTGATGGTTAGGGTGCACACTTCCTCAGAGAAGGTATGGGCACACAGTTATTTCCTCAATTTGACTCATAAAAATTGCCTTCATATTGAAGGGTTGACATGCACGTGCATATGTTCACACGGAAGTAGCAGGCATAGCAAAGGTCGAAGTGGTTGTAAAAGGGAGAAGCAGAAGGAGAGCCTTGCAAACATGTCAAGTGGACAAGAGTTTACCAGAGGAGGGCGCGGTCAGGAATTGAATTAAAAGACAACACCTCTGGAATGAAGTAAATACTGAGACTTTCTCGTCAACCTCTATAGCTATTTTTGTCAGCAAACCCGATGTGACTCTTGTAAACTCAAAGAAGCCATTAAAAAAATGACAGCGATTACGATCACCTTCGCTCACCTGCTGCTTTGTGTCTACCCGAGTCTACTTTGGGTAAGTTTGCTGATCACACACATTTATTCACTGCATGTCAAAATGTTACATATAAGGTCAGTGACAAACTTGGTTTACATTCAGCATCTATTTTCACCAACAGAAATGACACCATGCATGAGGAAGTAAAAATGAcgtacagtaaatgaacaatatATGGTCTTATTGTGCTTTATAAATTCCTAAACCATATTTAATCATTTTATTTgtagagtgaagtgaattatatttatatagcgcttttctctagtgactcaaagcgctttacatagtgaaacccaatatctaagttacatttaaaccagtgtgggtggcactgggagcatatgggtaaagtgtcttgcccaaggacacaacggcagagactaggatggcgaaagcgggaatcgaacctggaaccctcaagttgctggcccggccactctaccaaccgagctatgccgccccatatACTTCAGGTGGCTTTAGTTATTTGAACGTACTGGTGTCAACATTAGGCACAACTGCACCATCCAACTAGTAGATATGGTTATTGAGCTGCTCGTCAACACATTAGAAACAGCTCTCAGTATAAAGCAGTGGCGTACAACGACAAACTCCTTCACAATGTCCCAGTACAATTCATGTTTCCCCTcagtgaaccgcagctccccaatgcaggcagcactcatgcagccccatacTATAACGCTACTACCACTTGAGGCAATCGTCTTAATAGTAACGTGTTTGCAGATattaggctttttttttcttggaATGAGCAAAATAAATCTGCTAATGGAACAAGTCAAAATTGTCTTTGTAGAATTACTTGAaataagacaatatatttaagttTTTAAAACTTAAAAGTGATCTTGAAATGAGCAATTACTActatggatgtccgataatatcggactgccgatattatcggcctataaatgctttaaaatgtaatatcggaaattatcggtatcggtttcaaaattattggtatcggtttcaaaaagtaaaatacatgactttttaaaacgccgctgtgtacacggacgtagggagaagtacagagcgccaataaaccttaaaggcactgcctttgcgtgccggcccagtcacataatatctacagcgtttcacacacacaagtgaatgcaagcatacttttttttttctgtatcaaaaatgaatttatttttatttttcttaaatgaatttattaatcaatccaacaaaataatacacaacaataccataataatgcaatccaattccaaaacctgacccagcaacattcagaatagcaataaacagagcaattgagagcaattgaggacacacaaacatgacacggaacaatctaaaagtagtgagacaaaaatgaatatcatcaacaacagtatcaatattagtaacaatttcaacatagcagtgattaaaaatccctcattgatattatcattacaaacattaataaaaatttaaaaaaaaaagaacaatagtgtcacagtagcttacacttgcatcgcatctcataaacttgacaacacattgtgtccaatattggtgtcattgggatgtttatattaaggaatgtgattgcttcttttgttgttttcaaccataactcttttattctctgacattcccacaataaatgaacaagagttgcctcggctgcccgacacttcatacttGCTATTTACTACTACTATCTACAAcaccgcatgcggctccggagccgcatgcggctctttgaccactctgatgcggctcagctgcatacttgccgaccctcccggttttccctggAGTTTTATGgacgtcagtgcctctcctagtgaGCCTAGTGATCTCCCGGGGTTAAttttctccgattttcaccctaacaattgAATTAAGAGTGTACCTTAGCGgtactgcaataattgtcctctatagacTGCACAAATCGCAtgacagcccagccacatgttgtatgcagcttctgcttgctaacgtgggagacagcaaggcatacttggtcaacagccacacagcttacactgacggtggccgtttaaaacaactttaaaactgttacgttacaaatatgcgccacactgtgaacccacaccaaaaaagaatgacaaacacatttctggagaacctccgcaccgtaacacaacaaaaacacaacacagcAAATACCCAGATTCCCATGCAgccagtctacattatacacctgctaccaccaaaccccccacacatcaacccccccccccctccccctccgtgcgtcagttgaggtgggcggtgttTGGTGGCAGGGGAGGGtgggtagaccggaagagttagggctgcatgggattctgggtgtttgtcattcttttttggtgtgggttcacagtgtggcgcatatttgtaacgtaacagtgttaaagttgttatatacgaccaccgtcagtgtaagttcTGtgtctgttgaacaagtatgccttgctgtcacttacgtgtgcactgTGCATGCTGAAGCTGCgttcaacatgtggccgagcaggtacgctgttggagcaggctgtagagggcgctaaaggcagtaccaTCACGCCCTGGAACTCGGGAATCTCCCGGATAAATtgagaaggttggcaagtatgacgcaatCGCGGGTCGCACTatcattacatttttatattaagGTGCGGcccggggcgtgtgtctgagacctctggtcaaaacatagcacaaagcaaaaaaaagctttgtatgcagtgttatttcgttTTAAATTTTCAAGAGTTTtgcggctcccattgttttctttaatttgtgaaacttgtcaaaatcgctctttgagtggtaaaggttgccgacccctgtactacaccaattttaaacggctgagaagatgtaaaatataaactattcaatatcttaaattgagtcagcttatctttaatgcttctaaagggcttattggcatttttccaaatatcattccatgatatgtctctttcatctaaaatgtttaagtccatcatccatttccgaacacaagcatcatttgcatttctagtgtggtgttcatttattattccataaaatagtttaattaatttagtcatacttgatcaacagccatacaggtcacactgagggtgaccgtataaacaactttaacactgttacaaatatgggccacactgtgaacccacaccaaacaagaatgacaaacgcatttcgggagaacatccgcaccgtaacacaacataaacacaacagaacaaatacccagaaccccttgcagcactaactcttccgggacgctacaatatacaccccctttacccccccccacctcaaccccgcccccccaaccgcggccgcccaactcaacctcctcatgtcccaaattccaagctgctgttttgaggcatgttaaaaaaaataatgcactttgtgacttcaataataaatatggcagtgccatgttggcatttttttccataacttgaattgatttattttggaaaacattcttacattgtttaatgcatccagcagggaatcacaataaaattaggcataataatgtgttaattttacgactgtatacatcagtattggttgatatcagtaattaattaagtaattaagagttggacaatattggaatatcggatatcggcaaaaaagccatttttggacatctctaattacaacttATTAATAGCTATACTTAATAGTATTGGGAAGTTTTGTGTCGTATAACAAACTTGTGATGctcaaaagtagtttttttttttttattgcctaAAAACAaattatgtccatccatccatccattgtatcCGAGGTCgggcgcgggggcagcagcctaagcagagaagcccagacttccctctccccagccacttcgtccagctcctcccaggggatcccgaggcgttcccaggccagccgggagacatagtcttcccaacgtgtcctgggtcttccccgtggcctcctaccggtcggacgtgccctaaacacctccctagggaggcgttcgggtggcatcctgaccagatgcccgaaccacctcatctggctcctctcgatgtggaggagcagcggatttactttgagctcctcccagatgacagagcttctcaccctatctctaagggagagccccgacacccggcggaggaaactcatttcggccgcttgtacccgttatcttgtcctttcggtcataacccaaagctcatgaccataggtgaggatgggaacgtagatcgaccggtaaattgagagctttgtcttccggctcagctccttcttcaccacaacggatcgatacagcgtccgcattactgaagacgccgcattgccggcagtaagtcggagccgtttccagtgaggggtggactccgccaaggctgccctttgtcatcgATTCTGTTCAttatttttatggacagaatttctaggcgcagtcaaggcgttgaggggatccagtttggaggctgcaggattaggtctctgctttttgcagagaatgtggtcctgatggattcatctggccaggatcttcagctctcactgaatcggttcgcagccgagtgtgaagcgactgggatgagaatcagcacctccaagtctgagtccatggttctcgcccggaaaagggtgaagtgccatctccgggttggggaagagatcttgccccatgtggaggaattcaagtacctcggagtcttgttcacgagtgagggaagagtggatcgtgagatcgacaggcggatcggtgcggcgtattcagtaatgcggacgctgtatcgatctgttgtggttaAGAAGTCATGTCTCACTGAAAAAATACTATTCAGGGGATTGTGACTTGTATTAAGTTTGTGTAGATATTTTGACTCAAAATTAGACATATATTCTTGTTGAAATTGTGAGTTTTTCTACTCTAAAGTTTATTTTCTGTTGTAGTAAGGTGTGTATGTATACTCACTTTTGGGATATCAAGTTTAATGATCACAACTGAGCTGAAGGCAACATTTACAATTTAGCCTTTCAATTTGATATCTCAAATGTGTTTGATATCTCAAGTAGTCAATATAACAGATTCCAGTACAAGTTTTGATTTCCTATTTAcagttatttattatgtttttaaggGCACTACCGCTCAAGAATCAACGAAGCACTCAACAGCGAGCAGTGCAGAAATAACAACAGGGATAACAACGGTGATTTCCCCCACCTTGACAAGCCACTTGACCAAAAACCAGCGTGCGTATTAACTGTTGCCTTCACCTCCGAGCCTTTTTAGCTGCTAAACTCTTTCGTCTCATTAGCGCCGGAAAATGTTCAAGAGGTGACGGTGCAGGAGCAGAACGAAACCAGTATAACACTGCAGTGGGAAAAGTTGAACAACATCTCCACATACTTCCTACAATATGGCCTTCGCGGCGGTGTAAAGGAGGAGCGGGTTAATGCTATGTCGGGTCAGTTGTTGGTCAAGCATGTAGTTACCCACCTGACTGCTGGAAGAAAATACCAATTCAGGCTCATCTCCGAATTCATGGGTGCCAACAGCAGTGGATACATATTTTCTGCTCCCACTGGTAGGTTGTCTTACATTCTTTGAACAAAACGATATCTGCTTAGCCAAATTGTGTCCATGCACCAAATTTGCTTCTCTTTCAGCCCCTGAGGATGTCAAATATGTGGATGTGGTGACCCAGACTGAAAGCAGCATTACTCTGTCATGGGACAAGGTTGGCAATATCTCAACATACACCCTACAATGTGTCGACTGCAACATAACGAAAGAGGACATGACTTTTGGATGGAAAGCGGTGGTTATGCGTGAGGTTTCTTCGCTCGCTGCTGGGAAAAGATACAATTTCACTCTCATCACCGTGTTTGAGAACGTTAACAGCACCGGATTCACGTTTGCCGCCTCAACACGTACGAAGCCTCGCCAATACAGTACTATTCTATATAATATCTCCCGAGCGCTTGCTTCAATTCAAGTGTTTTGTCAACATCAGTGCCCTCCATGGTGGCTGTGGTCAACGTGACTGAGCGTTCAGACACCAGTTTGACTCTGGCATGGGAGAAGATGGATGCCCAGTGGACCTACTTGCTTCACATTTACGGCACAAATGTCACAGTCAAATCATCAAATGTCTCCCACTCCTTCACGTCTCTGCAACCTGGAACGGAGTATCCATTCACTGTGATCACAATGTTCTCTGGGCTCAACAGCACCACTTATACAGGCTTCTCTGTAACAGGTACtgcaagtttgattgattgagatttttattagtagattgcacagtacagtacatattccgtacaattgaccactaaatggtaacacccgaatacgtttttcaacttgtttaagtcggggtccacgttaatcaattcatggttcaaATATATacgatcatcataatacagtcatcacacaagttaatcatcagagtatatacattgaattatttacattatttacaatccggggggtgggatttggaaggggttggggcgggggggttaggtttggttgatatcagcacttcagtcatcaacaattatatcatcagagaaatggacattgaaacagtgtacgtctgacttggtaggatatgtacagcgagcagtgaacatagtgagctcagaaagcataagaacaagtatatacatttgattatttacatttgattatttacaatccggggaggtgggatgtggtggggggagggtgttagtgtagggttgtagttgcctggaggtgttcttttagtgcagttttgatggagggtagagatgcactttcttttacacctgttgggagtgcattccatattgatgtggcatagaaggagaatgacttaagacctttgttagatcggaatctgggtttaacatggtttgtggagctccccctggtgttgtggttatggcggtcatttacgttatggaagtagtttgacatgtacttcggtatcagggaggtgtagcaaatTTTATAGATTAGGCTCAGTctaagttgttttactctgtcctccaccctgagccagcccaccttggagaagtgggtaggagtgaggtgtgatctaggGTGGAAAGTGGAAGTATACACTTCATTTTGTTAGGGACTGTATTAAAGCCACTACGGGCAGAACAAACTGGTTAGAGAAAAGATAGGGTGCAATTAAGCAAGGTTAGCATATTTATAGGAGGTGTAGAAACTTGGAtttgggaattttaaaattgagtaTACAGTTTGGGTTGAAATTTAgtatttgttgttcaaatgtaattatttttcagttgtattaatattttttttttgcaaagttactattatttttttggttaaagTTAAACAAAAAATAGTATTTCCGTTTTTTAGttcagattaaagattaaagattaaagtaccaatgattgtcacacacacactagatgtggtgaaatttgtcctctgcatttgtcccatccccttggggagcagtgggcagcagcggcgccgcgcccgggaatcgaggttatgggtcccatttttatagtctttggtatgactcggttgagTATACATTTGCAATGATCCATATTAAATTTTGTTTCCATGCACAGGAATGCAAAACATATTTCTCAATCAACCAGATATTTTCCCCAAAGAGCTGAATTGAACTGCACCACTCTGTGTACACATGACTCTTCCCGACAATATTGTTCGCGTTTCAGCCATTAACTGCACCAACGAGCCCTGGCATGTCACAACATCATCCATCCAAGGAGCGATCGAGGGCTTATTTACAAGCGCAACCGCCTCCAATGGTTCTCACTCTCATGTCAGTGCAACAGGAAGTCAAACGGTGTCCTTTTCAGGACTATATCCGGGCGCGACATACAACGTGTCACTCCAGTATGAAAGGAATTCCACTCACTTTGTGCAGTGCCGGCACCAACTGACAACCAGTAAGTACTAAACTGGTTCATCGCTCTGTAATCACATTGTTTTTGTAATGCATCTTCTTTCCACTTCCATTTAGTTCCGCCGGATTTAACTGCTCACTGCAACTACTGGGATTCAGGCTATTCTGTCTTTATCGTCTGGGATAAGCCAGACGGATTGTGGAGTGCTGTGGAGGTTAATGTGAGTGGAAAAACGTGCATAGTGGATGATATCGGACAACAACATGTCAAGATACCTGGTTTCCAACCTGCGAGAACCTACGGGGTGTCTCTATCTTCATTGTCAGGAAGGATGATGAGGTCCAAAGCGTACGTTTTTCACTGTTCTACTGATCCGCGTGGTGAGTTCAAGTGTAATTGTTTACTTGTGTATACTTTTTTTTAGAGATTTTAGCCTGGATTTTTATCATTCTAGGGGTCATTGCAGCGTCAGTCGTCTCTATCCTGCTTATCGGCGTCCTGGCGTGTGTGACAGTGTTTATTTTAATGAAACGACCAAATGGTATCATCAGGTTGGTGCGCACAGACTCACAAACGCTTCCATTGCTTGTGTCAGAAGTGTGAAAGTCATCCTTTTGCTTCTTTCAGGCGGAAAATGTCTTTTCTTGACGGTGTCACCGTTTCAACTCACAAAGTCATGTAAGATTGAG includes the following:
- the LOC133655555 gene encoding receptor-type tyrosine-protein phosphatase H isoform X2, producing MTAITITFAHLLLCVYPSLLWGTTAQESTKHSTASSAEITTGITTVISPTLTSHLTKNQPPENVQEVTVQEQNETSITLQWEKLNNISTYFLQYGLRGGVKEERVNAMSGQLLVKHVVTHLTAGRKYQFRLISEFMGANSSGYIFSAPTAPEDVKYVDVVTQTESSITLSWDKVGNISTYTLQCVDCNITKEDMTFGWKAVVMREVSSLAAGKRYNFTLITVFENVNSTGFTFAASTLPSMVAVVNVTERSDTSLTLAWEKMDAQWTYLLHIYGTNVTVKSSNVSHSFTSLQPGTEYPFTVITMFSGLNSTTYTGFSVTAINCTNEPWHVTTSSIQGAIEGLFTSATASNGSHSHVSATGSQTVSFSGLYPGATYNVSLQYERNSTHFVQCRHQLTTIPPDLTAHCNYWDSGYSVFIVWDKPDGLWSAVEVNVSGKTCIVDDIGQQHVKIPGFQPARTYGVSLSSLSGRMMRSKAYVFHCSTDPRGVIAASVVSILLIGVLACVTVFILMKRPNGIIRRKMSFLDGVTVSTHKVIDIPLEKFPAHFYSLSMDQNQGFIEEYKCLALVGTDQMQNAALMPVNSEKNRFTNVLPYDWCRVKLQTTNGMSDYINASYIPGYSSCREYIATQGPLPSTVSDFWRMIWEQRVSAIVMLTNCVEGTRTKCEHYWPAQSKSCFYGDLTITITSEQQKPNWTIREFHVKHRNIPAERMIKHFHFTAWPDHGVPQGTDVLIQFRGLIGEHIEAQGNKAPIVVHCSAGVGRTGTIIALDVLLQQLHRDRKVNINALVHKMRLHRPYMVQTEVTQTHRNTHTHALALLSQELHRAGIQLTRRHVRSTFQLGLLLSLQSQYVFLNQCILNHLKS
- the LOC133655555 gene encoding receptor-type tyrosine-protein phosphatase H isoform X1, whose product is MVSWLSLRKCCSRKSHSYEQQTAGTTAQESTKHSTASSAEITTGITTVISPTLTSHLTKNQPPENVQEVTVQEQNETSITLQWEKLNNISTYFLQYGLRGGVKEERVNAMSGQLLVKHVVTHLTAGRKYQFRLISEFMGANSSGYIFSAPTAPEDVKYVDVVTQTESSITLSWDKVGNISTYTLQCVDCNITKEDMTFGWKAVVMREVSSLAAGKRYNFTLITVFENVNSTGFTFAASTLPSMVAVVNVTERSDTSLTLAWEKMDAQWTYLLHIYGTNVTVKSSNVSHSFTSLQPGTEYPFTVITMFSGLNSTTYTGFSVTAINCTNEPWHVTTSSIQGAIEGLFTSATASNGSHSHVSATGSQTVSFSGLYPGATYNVSLQYERNSTHFVQCRHQLTTIPPDLTAHCNYWDSGYSVFIVWDKPDGLWSAVEVNVSGKTCIVDDIGQQHVKIPGFQPARTYGVSLSSLSGRMMRSKAYVFHCSTDPRGVIAASVVSILLIGVLACVTVFILMKRPNGIIRRKMSFLDGVTVSTHKVIDIPLEKFPAHFYSLSMDQNQGFIEEYKCLALVGTDQMQNAALMPVNSEKNRFTNVLPYDWCRVKLQTTNGMSDYINASYIPGYSSCREYIATQGPLPSTVSDFWRMIWEQRVSAIVMLTNCVEGTRTKCEHYWPAQSKSCFYGDLTITITSEQQKPNWTIREFHVKHRNIPAERMIKHFHFTAWPDHGVPQGTDVLIQFRGLIGEHIEAQGNKAPIVVHCSAGVGRTGTIIALDVLLQQLHRDRKVNINALVHKMRLHRPYMVQTEVTQTHRNTHTHALALLSQELHRAGIQLTRRHVRSTFQLGLLLSLQSQYVFLNQCILNHLKS
- the LOC133655555 gene encoding receptor-type tyrosine-protein phosphatase H isoform X3, which translates into the protein MVSWLSLRKCCSRKSHSYEQQTAGTTAQESTKHSTASSAEITTGITTVISPTLTSHLTKNQPPENVQEVTVQEQNETSITLQWEKLNNISTYFLQYGLRGGVKEERVNAMSGQLLVKHVVTHLTAGRKYQFRLISEFMGANSSGYIFSAPTAPEDVKYVDVVTQTESSITLSWDKVGNISTYTLQCVDCNITKEDMTFGWKAVVMREVSSLAAGKRYNFTLITVFENVNSTGFTFAASTLPSMVAVVNVTERSDTSLTLAWEKMDAQWTYLLHIYGTNVTVKSSNVSHSFTSLQPGTEYPFTVITMFSGLNSTTYTGFSVTAINCTNEPWHVTTSSIQGAIEGLFTSATASNGSHSHVSATGSQTVSFSGLYPGATYNVSLQYERNSTHFVQCRHQLTTIPPDLTAHCNYWDSGYSVFIVWDKPDGLWSAVEVNVSGKTCIVDDIGQQHVKIPGFQPARTYGVSLSSLSGRMMRSKAYVFHCSTDPRGVIAASVVSILLIGVLACVTVFILMKRPNGIIRRKMSFLDGVTVSTHKVIDIPLEKFPAHFYSLSMDQNQGFIEEYKCLALVGTDQMQNAALMPVNSEKNRFTNVLPYDWCRVKLQTTNGMSDYINASYIPGYSSCREYIATQGPLPSTVSDFWRMIWEQRVSAIVMLTNCVEGTRTKCEHYWPAQSKSCFYGDLTITITSEQQKPNWTIREFHVKHRNIPAERMIKHFHFTAWPDHGVPQGTDVLIQFRGLIGEHIEAQGNKAPIVVHCSAGVGRTGTIIALDVLLQQLHRDRKVNINALVHKMRLHRPYMVQTESQYVFLNQCILNHLKS